Proteins found in one Longimicrobiaceae bacterium genomic segment:
- a CDS encoding menaquinone biosynthesis protein, which produces MADGTVGLTLGHITYSNCFPVHAGLVDGAVPAPRMVEGVPSYLNGLLERGEIDVSPSSSIEYARNADRYRILPDLVIGSRGPVRSILFLGGRDPRELDGCTVAMPTSSATSVVLLKILLRIRWGVQPRFVWFDQAKADPFAAGANAALFIGDVALRPNLYPQQAFRFDLGQEWWDETGLPFAFAVWQASGGTDDALRALHATLLESRAYGYANRIELARRYSAHFGIEEGFLDAYWRDLTYELDPPMIEGLRTFYRHASEIGEIAAEPELNWVR; this is translated from the coding sequence ATGGCGGATGGGACGGTGGGACTCACGCTGGGGCACATCACGTACAGCAACTGCTTTCCAGTCCACGCGGGCCTGGTCGATGGTGCGGTGCCGGCGCCGCGGATGGTGGAGGGCGTCCCGTCGTACCTGAACGGGCTGCTGGAGCGCGGGGAGATCGACGTCTCGCCCTCGTCCAGCATCGAATACGCGCGCAATGCTGACCGCTACCGCATCCTCCCGGACCTGGTGATCGGGTCGCGGGGGCCGGTGCGCAGCATCCTCTTCCTGGGCGGGCGCGACCCGCGCGAGCTGGACGGCTGCACGGTGGCGATGCCCACCTCGTCCGCCACCTCGGTGGTGCTGCTCAAGATCCTGCTGCGCATCCGCTGGGGCGTGCAGCCACGCTTCGTGTGGTTCGACCAGGCCAAGGCAGATCCGTTCGCGGCGGGGGCGAACGCGGCGCTCTTCATCGGCGACGTGGCGCTGCGGCCGAACCTCTATCCCCAGCAGGCGTTCCGATTCGATCTCGGCCAGGAGTGGTGGGACGAGACGGGGCTGCCGTTCGCGTTCGCGGTCTGGCAGGCCTCCGGCGGCACGGACGACGCGCTCCGCGCCCTGCACGCCACGCTGCTGGAGTCGCGCGCGTACGGCTACGCGAACCGCATCGAGCTCGCCCGCCGCTACTCCGCGCATTTCGGCATCGAGGAGGGCTTCCTCGACGCCTACTGGCGCGACCTCACCTACGAGCTGGACCCTCCGATGATCGAAGGCCTCCGCACCTTCTACCGCCACGCATCCGAGATCGGTGAGATCGCCGCGGAGCCGGAGTTGAACTGGGTTCGGTAG
- a CDS encoding DUF485 domain-containing protein translates to MNDDAPPPSGLPTQASAEGPDRGDDAAWRGIEADPRFRELVAAKRRFIVPATLFFIAYYFALPILVGYAPGLMERRVFGDVNVAYLFALSQFVMAWVLMAMYVRRARGFDAMAADLAARVRGGHA, encoded by the coding sequence ATGAACGACGACGCACCCCCGCCGTCCGGTCTCCCCACGCAGGCCTCGGCCGAGGGGCCGGACCGCGGCGACGACGCGGCCTGGCGCGGCATCGAGGCCGACCCGCGCTTCCGCGAGCTGGTGGCGGCCAAGCGGCGCTTCATCGTTCCCGCCACGCTGTTCTTCATCGCCTACTACTTCGCGCTGCCGATCCTGGTCGGCTACGCGCCGGGGCTGATGGAGCGCCGCGTGTTCGGCGACGTCAACGTGGCGTACCTGTTCGCGCTCTCGCAGTTCGTGATGGCGTGGGTGCTCATGGCGATGTACGTGCGCCGCGCCCGCGGCTTCGACGCCATGGCCGCCGACCTGGCCGCCCGGGTCCGCGGAGGCCACGCATGA